The proteins below are encoded in one region of Solenopsis invicta isolate M01_SB chromosome 8, UNIL_Sinv_3.0, whole genome shotgun sequence:
- the LOC105204150 gene encoding uncharacterized protein LOC105204150 isoform X2, translating into MPSGNHMALGYGFCESATRSIQLVQCIKQWLNMIVKCGFKPVATVCDQGGPNVAAINMLIKEANEKQIKQHKIPENTFIVSNCEVVPLYDYVHLQKGVRNNLLTKDLVVDKFKKESERQFVSWNDIITVYEIDKYSFLKQRQMPKLTNKHIFPNCIPKMRVKYATQVISHTVANFIDVILTWNQDLVDTSKGQIVLSPNAAITADTLLFFDDLFDSFNRKERKSLSSIISSSSNHIAFWQNAVKKIRKMDFVEIGTHKYIRRNTKCLVNWVWTIRGAMNLWNKLQRNGFSSFNLRFINQDVVENCFSQIRDHGHRNNNPTPYQFVASFKTLVITNLTSKHSISANCIENNDGTSLSLLKMMSTSEITEEKDNEEINAYSECTQPCRFATKCYLHVDAQQIIKNVLTKCATQCEACVQNLQHDDISKTVHEALEIAELKIVNFCHEIEIKKKLKSFLYLESFSKFSTHCSILLDNLIEDTAAQYLLIWCRYINKIINGTEEHDYENNFVYNQAKRMSLKYKKKQRNKLFHLRNYLTTKPRKLLH; encoded by the exons aTGCCTTCGGGGAATCACATGGCTCTTGGATACGGGTTTTGTGAAAGCGCAACTCGAAGTATTCAACTAGTACAGTGCATTAAACAATGGCTGAATATGATAGTAAAATGCGGTTTTAAACCTGTTGCTACCGTCTGCGATCAAGGAGGGCCAAATGTTGCAGccataaatatgttaataaaagaggcaaatgaaaaacaaataaagcaaCATAAGATTCctg aaaatacaTTTATCGTATCCAATTGTGAAGTTGTACCTTTGTACGATTATGTACACTTACAAAAAGGTGTACGCAATAATTTGCTAACAAAAGATTTGGttgttgataaatttaaaaaagagtcTGAGAGACAATTCGTCTCATGGAACGACATTATTACTGTTtatgaaatagataaatattcttTCTTAAAACAACGTCAAATGCCAAAATTGAccaataaacacatttttccaAATTGTATTCCCAAAATGAGAGTAAAATATGCGACACAAGTAATCAGCCATACAGTGGCAAATTTCATTGATGTCATTCTGACATGGAATCAAG ATCTTGTAGACACTTCTAAAGGACAAATAGTCTTGTCGCCCAATGCTGCAATAACAGCAGACACATTACTATTTTTTGACGATTTATTTGACTCTTTCAACAGAAAAGAACGTAAATCATTATCAAGTATAATAAGCTCATCTAGCAATCACATAGCATTTTGGCAAAacgcagtaaaaaaaattcgaaaaatggaCTTTGTTGAAATTGGAACTCATAAATATATCAGACGTAATACAAAATGCCTAGTAAATTGGGTATGGACTATTCGAGGCGCAATGAATTTATGGAACAAACTGCAAAGGAAtggattttcttcttttaatttaagatttattaaCCAAGATGTTGTAGAAAACTGTTTTAGCCAGATTAGAGATCACGGGCACAGGAATAATAATCCAACACCATATCAATTTGTTGCATcatttaaaacacttgtaataACGAACTTGACATCGAAGCATTCCATTTCAGCCAATTGCATAGAAAATAACGATGGAACATCATTATCGTTATTAAAGATGATGTCAACAAGTGAAATAACTGAAGAAAAAGATAACGAAGAAATAAATGCATACTCAGAATGTACACAGCCTTGTAGATTTGCAACAAAATGTTATCTGCATGTTGATGCacagcaaataataaaaaacgttttaacgAAATGTGCAACGCAGTGCGAGGCTTGTGTACAAAATCTTCAACACGACGACATCTCAAAAACTGTTCACGAAGCATTGGAAATAgcagaattaaaaattgtaaacttcTGCCatgaaatagaaattaaaaaaaaactaaagagcTTTTTATACCTAGAAtctttttcgaaattttcaacACATTGTTCCATACTActtgataatttaattgagGACACAGCAGCACAATACCTTCTTATATGGTGtagatatattaacaaaatcattaaTGGAACGGAAGAACATGattacgaaaataattttgtttacaacCAAGCCAAAAGGATGtcgttaaaatacaaaaaaaaacaaagaaataaattatttcatctaAGGAATTATTTAACGACAAAGC CAAGGAAACTTTTACACTAG
- the LOC105204150 gene encoding uncharacterized protein LOC105204150 isoform X1 yields the protein MPSGNHMALGYGFCESATRSIQLVQCIKQWLNMIVKCGFKPVATVCDQGGPNVAAINMLIKEANEKQIKQHKIPENTFIVSNCEVVPLYDYVHLQKGVRNNLLTKDLVVDKFKKESERQFVSWNDIITVYEIDKYSFLKQRQMPKLTNKHIFPNCIPKMRVKYATQVISHTVANFIDVILTWNQDLVDTSKGQIVLSPNAAITADTLLFFDDLFDSFNRKERKSLSSIISSSSNHIAFWQNAVKKIRKMDFVEIGTHKYIRRNTKCLVNWVWTIRGAMNLWNKLQRNGFSSFNLRFINQDVVENCFSQIRDHGHRNNNPTPYQFVASFKTLVITNLTSKHSISANCIENNDGTSLSLLKMMSTSEITEEKDNEEINAYSECTQPCRFATKCYLHVDAQQIIKNVLTKCATQCEACVQNLQHDDISKTVHEALEIAELKIVNFCHEIEIKKKLKSFLYLESFSKFSTHCSILLDNLIEDTAAQYLLIWCRYINKIINGTEEHDYENNFVYNQAKRMSLKYKKKQRNKLFHLRNYLTTKRKYFSDFNSTL from the exons aTGCCTTCGGGGAATCACATGGCTCTTGGATACGGGTTTTGTGAAAGCGCAACTCGAAGTATTCAACTAGTACAGTGCATTAAACAATGGCTGAATATGATAGTAAAATGCGGTTTTAAACCTGTTGCTACCGTCTGCGATCAAGGAGGGCCAAATGTTGCAGccataaatatgttaataaaagaggcaaatgaaaaacaaataaagcaaCATAAGATTCctg aaaatacaTTTATCGTATCCAATTGTGAAGTTGTACCTTTGTACGATTATGTACACTTACAAAAAGGTGTACGCAATAATTTGCTAACAAAAGATTTGGttgttgataaatttaaaaaagagtcTGAGAGACAATTCGTCTCATGGAACGACATTATTACTGTTtatgaaatagataaatattcttTCTTAAAACAACGTCAAATGCCAAAATTGAccaataaacacatttttccaAATTGTATTCCCAAAATGAGAGTAAAATATGCGACACAAGTAATCAGCCATACAGTGGCAAATTTCATTGATGTCATTCTGACATGGAATCAAG ATCTTGTAGACACTTCTAAAGGACAAATAGTCTTGTCGCCCAATGCTGCAATAACAGCAGACACATTACTATTTTTTGACGATTTATTTGACTCTTTCAACAGAAAAGAACGTAAATCATTATCAAGTATAATAAGCTCATCTAGCAATCACATAGCATTTTGGCAAAacgcagtaaaaaaaattcgaaaaatggaCTTTGTTGAAATTGGAACTCATAAATATATCAGACGTAATACAAAATGCCTAGTAAATTGGGTATGGACTATTCGAGGCGCAATGAATTTATGGAACAAACTGCAAAGGAAtggattttcttcttttaatttaagatttattaaCCAAGATGTTGTAGAAAACTGTTTTAGCCAGATTAGAGATCACGGGCACAGGAATAATAATCCAACACCATATCAATTTGTTGCATcatttaaaacacttgtaataACGAACTTGACATCGAAGCATTCCATTTCAGCCAATTGCATAGAAAATAACGATGGAACATCATTATCGTTATTAAAGATGATGTCAACAAGTGAAATAACTGAAGAAAAAGATAACGAAGAAATAAATGCATACTCAGAATGTACACAGCCTTGTAGATTTGCAACAAAATGTTATCTGCATGTTGATGCacagcaaataataaaaaacgttttaacgAAATGTGCAACGCAGTGCGAGGCTTGTGTACAAAATCTTCAACACGACGACATCTCAAAAACTGTTCACGAAGCATTGGAAATAgcagaattaaaaattgtaaacttcTGCCatgaaatagaaattaaaaaaaaactaaagagcTTTTTATACCTAGAAtctttttcgaaattttcaacACATTGTTCCATACTActtgataatttaattgagGACACAGCAGCACAATACCTTCTTATATGGTGtagatatattaacaaaatcattaaTGGAACGGAAGAACATGattacgaaaataattttgtttacaacCAAGCCAAAAGGATGtcgttaaaatacaaaaaaaaacaaagaaataaattatttcatctaAGGAATTATTTAACGACAAAGCGTAAGTACTTTTCCGATTTCAACTCGACTTTATAA
- the LOC120358479 gene encoding uncharacterized protein LOC120358479: MPTQHSPTRGSSDSSGTSTDLLGGLLTPPGMTSQDPSQDLTQHPVIGAATLAKLPPFWKENPILWFAQVEAAFTLARISNEDTKFRYVILNLDNTALPFVSDIVANPPPVNKYQALKERIIRSFDETAESKLRKLIRGREIGDEKPSNYLQKLRNLAGGQCNDSVLRTLFLEQLPENVRAMLSISEVADLTILASQADKIYEISKPTINAVALCPASQTTSSNPIDELTKRIDALTKEVRGRSRSRQRNFRNRSKSRGRSQEKNSFCWYHRQFNEKAKKCEQPCSYKVEKKPENQ; this comes from the coding sequence ATGCCAACTCAACATTCACCGACAAGAGGAAGCAGTGATTCATCCGGAACGAGCACAGACCTTCTCGGCGGTCTCTTAACACCACCAGGCATGACCAGCCAGGATCCATCACAGGACCTCACGCAACACCCTGTTATTGGCGCGGCAACTTTGGCCAAGCTTCCACCCTTTTGGAAGGAGAACCCTATTCTATGGTTCGCGCAAGTAGAAGCTGCATTTACCCTAGCAAGAATTTCTAATGAAGACACAAAATTTAGATATGTAATTCTAAATCTCGATAATACTGCTCTACCATTTGTCTCAGATATCGTTGCGAACCCTCCGCCTGTAAATAAATATCAGGCCCTCAAAGAAAGAATAATACGCTCTTTTGATGAAACGGCGGAATCCAAGTTGAGAAAACTCATTCGCGGTCGCGAAATTGGCGACGAAAAACCGTCCAATTACTTACAAAAACTAAGAAACCTAGCAGGCGGTCAATGCAATGACTCAGTCCTGCGCACATTATTTCTTGAGCAACTTCCTGAAAATGTTAGAGCAATGCTATCAATAAGCGAAGTCGCAGACCTAACAATACTTGCTTCACAGGCCGATAAGATCTATGAGATTTCGAAGCCGACTATCAATGCTGTAGCACTCTGCCCAGCATCTCAAACAACGTCAAGTAATCCCATTGACGAGTTAACCAAACGTATTGACGCATTAACCAAGGAAGTTCGTGGCAGAAGCAGATCTCGCCAACGCAACTTTAGAAACAGATCCAAATCCAGAGGACGCAGTCAAGAAAAAAACTCTTTTTGCTGGTATCACCGTCAATTCAATGAAAAGGCCAAGAAGTGCGAGCAACCTTGCAGCTACAAGGTAGAAAAGAAACCGGAAAACCAATAA